TTCATAACGTTTTTGTTATGGTTAATTATTCCGTAGCAATAGGAGTATATTTTGGAATGTTATTGAGTTAActaagaaataataattatatatagtatatttgtTTTTAGAGATTATCCATACTTGATTTGCAAGTTTTGTCaacttaataataaaattgtgtTAATTGATTGATatcgtttttgttttttatttttgcgTAGAAATaggaatatttttataatgttattaaggaaaaaaaaatagtattgattaatttaaatattttcaccgTGAATATATAATGATATGCACTATATTATTTTAGGTATTAACTAACCGAATTAAGTATATAgaaccaaataaattattttatacatatttgATGAACCATACGATTGTTCATACAAAGGAACATGAGAATACAAAGGAACATGAGAATTGAGAACAAAACTTATATGAGAAACATGTTGTTGATAATGTTACGATCATAATATGACAAACAAATAGACCAATGAACACAACTTTGTTTTTAATGTAATCATCAAATGAATTTGTATCTATCTAATATACTGGTTTTGATTCTGCAGATCAAGATTAGAATATTATTATCCCAATGGAAATTGATGGTTTAGTCATGTTATGAAAATGtatgtataaatgtatttattgaTGGTTTTGATTAAGTAGACCAAGAGACACCGAGGTCTTATCACGATTGCATTAATTGTTTTAGTAACACATAAGTAGATAGTGCAAAGTTATGGTTTTTAACGAATTTATGGTCTAGGAATCCTctgtatattatttgagaagcattgcaacatttgTTTGTAGACACATGTCAACActataatgattcttagaatccttagagaaataggttggttcatctaaatatataataagctttttagtaaaccacaataaatacattattaaatgtgcttcattatttccttaaataagattacagaattgcctaatgtggctaaagtatatatgacaattaatgattttgaataataaagatttgataaaaataagtgtgtattataattatatttgtttaattttaagctattaaaataaattaaacaatcatagtaactatataataaaaatttaaaaaattatttatatattatattttgaatttttaaaaatgagtataaattactaaaactgttaaaagtttcacattcaaattttgtgatctatgatttaaaacttttgtaatgacatgatacaaataattaaaaaataatataagttgaaagtctcatttaataagtatcaaaaataaaagatatataaatatatgtatcattttaaattaaactatatgccatataaaaacatataaatatcttaattttgaaatttactttgaacatttttttgataaaaaatttgaaaaaatattgacaacttaatttttaaaaatattataaattacttaaaccactaatcccacagtgaaaattttgttatcactaatttagattttttttgctataacagatacaaatgataaaaaaatatgagtaaaaatcatcatctaataaatattaatattaaaatataacatatatatgttactaccatttaaatttaattatatatcacatcaaataaaaaaatatttttcgatttataaaatttatttatatgtttgcaacaatttaattatataagtagataatgactttttaattattcaatatatatttattatttcataatatgttataaacatataatatataaaataatatatatatatatataatgtttattccgcgcaaggcgcaggtcttaaCCTAGTGTAAAACGATTTGGTTAGCGAATTTATAGTCTAGGAATTAAAACGATTTGGTTAGCGATTAATGTAAAACGACCGTGTTTTACAGTAATGGCATAGAATAGTAATTTTTGAGGAAAATTTAGAGTCAAGTACTAAATGTActcctgttttaatagtttagatatgCACACATATATATGGCATGACCGTATTGTGTGTGTAGATATCATTTTAAACTTGCATTGAAGGGAAGATCCTGGCTGAGGGTGTTAAGAATGGATTTACTGAATCCGTAACCGTGGGGGTTTGGTTGATCAAAGCGAAGACGAAACGATGCATCGAAACCCTACGATGATATTCATCACGTCGATTTCATAATCTCAAACCCTGGAGCGGCGGAGAACAAAAGTGTGGTGAAGATGGGACGCAGAAAATAGGATTAGGGTTTCTCGCTATAAGGCATGTTACATAAACATAACATAAGCCCATACACAAAAGAAGGCCACACGTATTGCATATTTCCGTTAATGAAACGCAACGGGTTGATTACTGGACATGTGTCAACCTCTTCTTTCTCTATTTGATGATGTGGCATCAATAGGAGAGAGAAATCTattctttatataaataaaaataaattaggtGAATGTCTACGATTTCGCGGGTTTGAATGTTttgtaacaatatatttattataatttttaattataatatgtttttatcattatgtgttttttgttaaatatttttctaagaatgattgtttaaaaaaagatgaatatggctattttaaatacttttttgatattttgtattgataattttactaaaattaattataatattcatgatacagtttttaataaaattgctTAAGTTTTGAAAGCATATAacactgaaaattttgaaatattttatatagtttagaaGTACTTGACAAGTACGGATTTGGctaaaaattgttttatgaagcattatatataatagaaatacttgattcctaaaaattgttttatgaagcattatatatattatataaatcaaatatttaactaccataaattatttttcaatatatttagaTCATTTGGATAGTGATAAAACTCGTTCTAATTTTCTtactcataaaataaaataaattgaaaatcattaacaaatcaaattataGTATTATTTCTCAAACTCTCTATATGACCGAcacctaaaaaaaattaattaagtgatttctcatttaatataaaatgaaatttcaaaatagattttataaattaatttataagctTGTATAAATGACTTAAAACctcttattataatttaaaacatatgataAGCTAAgataaacaattttattaatgtatttataatttttataaatgatttataaagcttgtatgaattttataaattatttataaagcttctcaattaatatatattaggatgatattttaaattaaattttataaattaatttataaactctCATAGATGACATACATACTcttgtaataatttaaaatatacaataagcgaagataaataatttgataaatgtttttataaatgatttatactgatttatataaactgtctgtcattttttatttatgtattttataaatataaaaatgatgaatttatttctctttctataatttaaacaattagttatcataaatcattatttgtaatattatgtaaattatttggcAAGTGATATTAATTGGTTATAGATTTACCTTTCTTTTTAgatctaaataaataaataaaaattaaaaatcatcgatcaatcaaattataacaattttgtaaGAGTTCACATATGATTGACACGTAAGCAAAAGTCAataaagtgacttctcaattaatatatagtaggatatacAATAAGCGAagataaaatttgttataaatgatttatactGATTTAAATAAACTGTCTgtcgttttttattttatgtattttataaatataaaaatgatgaatttattcCTGTTTCTATAATTTAAACAATCAGTTACcttaaatcattatttgtaatattatgtaaattatttgaCAAGTGATATTAATTGGTTATAGATTTACTTTTCCTTTTAgatctaaataaataaataaaaattaaaaatcatcgagcaatcaaattataacaattttgtaaGAGTTCACCTATGATCGACATGTAAGCAAAAGTCGATAAAGtggcttctcaattaatatatagtaggacttttctttttagatctaaataaatcaataaaaattaaaaatcatcgaccaattaaattataacaattttgtaaGAATTCATCTATGATCGACACATAAACAAAAGTCGATAAAGTTACTTCTCAATTAATACGCAGCCGGATGTCCCACCCCATATTCTTCCGTGAGATTCGGTTTGGGTCGCGACTCTTGAACcatgttttggttttggtttcgggtttcgggtttcgagATGGGTTTATCTGAGTTCACTATGAGTTCGTAAGGCTAAGTTTTGTTGGGCTCAAGCCATTGGTCATTTATCCATCTTCATTTTAGTACTATTaacattgttttttattttactttttttttagtttttttattttttacatcaAAATCTATTATATTACTATGGAATCCTTAAGGGTGATTTTGCTgtatatttataagagagaaaaaaaaagaatatagtcATGCTACAGATGCAAGCGGCGGATGAGACAATTTGTGCAAAAATTTGACTGAAATCTTCTTCTAGGCGCGTGCACTTGATGTTGACGCTCTAATGCTAAAGATGTGATACTATACTACATACCAAATAGTATAATATCCACAAAGGAGTCAACTAATTACGAAGTCGTTTCATCCATTAGATGactatattttacataattacaACACAATATAGAATACTCGACACAAATATGAAAGCCCTTCATTTTTGTGTATGTCATCAATGTCTGACCAATTCAAAGGGACAAAGTTAGTATGCCGGCTTGAGAATGTTAACATTCATAACAACCGTATTAGGAGACAATTTTAGTTTTGTCGCAAAATTGCAGACATAAAacaaagtttacaaaataagATAAACAATATGCATGGAAAATTAAAAGAAACACCACTGGTGAGTGCATAAGACTCATGTAAGATGAAAGTAAACGACACAAAATCACTCATTGCGTGAGTAGGTCCGGGTTAAAGCTGTAGAATACTTCAACGGCACATGTTTGTGCTGCGACGCTAAGGGAGACTCACAACTGTGAGGATGGTGTATCGATCAAGTTGGCGTATCGCACTGAGTTCCAGGAGAAAAACGAGAGGTGGAGGAAAAGAAGAGACGGTGGGAGAGTTGAGGAGATAACGGATGgcgatggtggtggtggtggaagagGAGACCAGTGGTGATGAAACAAATggtagtggtggtggtggcggtgcTACAAGTGAGAGgaacaaaataatacatattgtGATACAAATCTATTCTATATGTCGATAATAGAATGGTTctctcaaaacaaaacaaaaagtccATTTGCAATGTAGTGATCGAAATTAAAGTTGTTGAaatagtgaagaagaagaatcatgcAGTGCATAAGGATATACCCTTAGCATAGGGTTGATGGAAGTGTCGCCAGAGTTGATGAAGTAGGAGACAAAATAACCATAAGAgttggaggagaagaagagacaATACGAGGAGGTGAAGAAACAATGATTGGCGACATTAATGGAACACAAGACAATGAGCTGGTGGAATAGTAAAGAAGAATAATAAGGAGATGGACAACGGAAAACAATTTGAacagacaaaataaaaatatatcatactatactaattataaaatagaataaaacatGTCACAAATTTACTCATCTTCTCCAATTCAATCCATCACTTGATTCTTTATATGCTTAAAGATCTGTCAACTAAACTATTTCTCAACCCTCTAATTATATTCAATCATACGGGACTTACAATATTCAGTGATTGGGTTTTCAGTTATCGAACCGTTGAGAACCTTCAATGTTTATCTGTTTATAAAATTGATTCTTCCACTTATGCGAACAGTCTCCAAAACTATAACTCTTTCTCTCAGATATACCTTTTTCAGCTATTGTTCAGAATCGTTTCCGTTAGTTTTGTATAATAAGAGATGAACTTCATCTCATCTCTTTTCACGCGCAACTAAAGATCTTTTTGTATCTTTTctgaataatatataatatatcataGCCAAACACTTGCTATGGGTATAGACTTAATATTTTCTGGCTTATGTACATGACCGCCAATTTTCCCAGTCCATaacattgttttttattttttttacgaaCTATATTCATCCGTACATTTTGGAAGCATTATGTTCTGCcttcatttaaataatttatctatagTTTTGTACGATtattaacattttaattttgatataacTCATGGAGTTTTAATCAGTacaaagagaaacaaaacaCCAGCTTTTTTAGTTTGGTCTACGTATTTCCTCTTTGAAACTCAAATgaataatatatgtaaattcTGAGAATTAGttttgataaatataataattataatagcaattaaaaaaaatacagataccaatttttaaatttttatttctgaaatatatattagaaatgaaATCATTCTAATCATAATTTCAGTGAATTTTTCTCTAGTGGCACAAAACTTTTCCTTTCACATTTGCAAAAtgtatcatttatttatttacacatATATCTTCAAACTTCAAAGTAACAATTTGTTATATCCGGTAATCtatcctatactaaaagggataTATGAGGAGTAGGGAGGCTGTCCACGTCCTCAATTAAATCGACCAATCAAAAGACTTTAATCTGCCATGTCATTAAGAGAATGGGTCAGCGACATTAGCTTTGGCACAGATCATCTGAGGTTATACTGGTTCTGGACCACTTTAAAGTCAGGCCCATCTATTTTTCACACCAAATTGGCCGCAATTAGGGATCATCAGCTTCACCTTCATTGTGTCTCCTCGGCTTCATATTCATCGTTCCAGTCCTCAAAGTAAAGCATTGATGTAACTCTTCATTTCCATGTAGTTAATTCGGGCTCCACCACTCCTACTCATTAAACTCCTTCTGTTATCGTTCTAGCTCCTTCTGTTTATCTCTTTATATAGATCTCTCCTCCGTTTTATTGCTCAAACACACATTCCGCAAGCTCCATACAACCACATCAGGCGATGGCGATGAGATTGAATAAATTCAGCTTCAGGTCTCcagtttctttgttttttggCGACACCATATCGACACCTCTAACGGGGGCTTCAAGATAGATAGAATCCTCACAGCCCACCATAACTTCCCAAAAGGCCAAATCTTCACGGCGTCTGATCTCCTTTAAGCCATCGTTCCTCTGGTGCAGGTAATTTACAAATCACTTCTCCGTCAAGTCCCAGTAGTTTAGGAGCGGTAACATATTGAACCCTCTTCATCTTCTCCCTCAACCTAACTACATAAACAGAGGGTGAGATTCAGGACCAAGAATTCATCACaacattagattttatttatttagtcttgGGAATGCTTTTGAAGTTAAccagattattattttttctacaGGCTGATGAACTCCAATCTGATCACAACTACGACATAAAGGTGTGCGCACCTTTATATAtcttcttcagtttttttttttgttttgtaattcaGTTCGTGATGATCCAATGTTGAATATGCAGATCAGCCATTAAAGAAAAATTCATCTCGCATGATGTGTCATAGTTAACTAACAAAACTGTTGAGCAGTTAAcgggtgatgatgatgatgatgatttgaagGACAAGGTTAATTTTGGGTTGATGACGAGGTGGAAGATCAAAGAAAGAAGTGCATAAAGAAGGTACTATGTGATTAAACGCTTTACTCTctgtttatattataaaactataataCGACATCTGTTTTTGTTGGTTTCTCTTTAATTTGTTGCCATCATCAGCTGGGATGGTGGGTTTACatgaatttgttttgtttttcagtgtataagtatttatttttgaattgatTTGACTAAGATGATACAGAGCAATGGACTTTCTTCTTATGATTGTCTGTGCATCTTACTTTCAATTGTTTTCCCTTTCGAAAGTTTTGTAACCTTTTTAGCGATTTGTTCTTCTGCTGAATTTGAGAAATTATTTGTGTAAGATGATTTAGCTCAATCTGAATTGTTAGTTTGTTCGTGCTTtgctgattggttgatttgtccATAACAAGTTGCAGATTTTGGATGTGGACAACACTCATAGTCTCAGATGTCCTTGAGAACTTGAGTCTGACACTCATGAAGTGTGTCAAGTTTCTAAGGGAGATCCAGGCGAGTCAATCCTTCAGCTATATGAATATGGATATAAACTTTTAGTTTGTCATATTTGGTGGAGtaaatatttatctattacTTTCTTGATTTTCATTGCAGAACCAACAAGATAAAGTTGGAACCAATGTTTTCGTGGAGAGGACAGCTCTTGGAGCTAAATAGCCAAAATTGAATCAGCTTTTGTCTACCAAGGTATGAAAATCATCTTTGATTCTGAGATTTCATGATGTAcatgtgcaaaaaaaaaaaacttcaaaagcttCTAAGTATTGTGTTCACCGTGGATGACTGACTGCAGGAAGACTGATCATTCATTCTGAAATGCCTGAAGAAGTTACCAAAGGTTTACAACTTTGTAACATATctttcatccaaaaaaaaaacccactGCGAGACAAACATTACTTTAAGTTTCTAATCCACAAAGTTTACTCTTTGTTTTTAAATCTGACAGGATAGAGCCAGACTACCAAGAACTGTCGAATTCAAACATACCAAAAGCAGAAGAATCAATGGGAAGTCAAGCCCCAGTTTACACAATACCACCAACAACGTTCTTCGGATTCGCTATTGATCCAGGAGCTCAGTTCTATCAGGATCAGGAGCTTCAAAAATCTAGGATCGCGTTTGCTCATGTTCTAGAAAGCGGTAAAGGCGGCGCTGTTTTTGGCTCTTCTGAAAGCTCCTCCTGTTTTAGCACACATTGTTGTGTTCGGACCAGGGATACGGTGGTCTTAgcatgtgcatggaacaagtcATTTCGAAGAAATTGAGGTTTGTTATAATAGCTGGAGAACTTATTGGTAAACAAGTGCTTCAGTAGAGTCCATTCTTGATGAATACTCAAGCCGAGATGGATATGACCATTGAAGATTATCACTATGGAAATAATGGCTTCAAATGGCAAAGTATTAGAGGTCATATATAATGATCGAAGACTAACAATAATcactattttataaaagaaattgtATTTTTGCACTCTGAAATATGCCACATATGATAgtcgatatattttttttctaaaacatgggTTGCCTACATATTAATATCTCATGTACACATATGACATGTCACTTAAACAATCATCTTGAAAGAAACTGAAAGGCTTGATATGTTTCATTTTTGACTccttttgaacatttttttttaacacaaacttTTTTaactctttaaatttttttttttttgcctaagTTCTTTAACtctttaaattcataataacaTCTTACGATGTTACAtctttcttaaaataatttacaaacttTCTGTTTTGTGTAGTATTGCATTAATATATTGATGCTTGATCTTACATCTAAATATCGTACTGATGTATTTGTTCGTTGAGAACATATTTGTAAACTATGAACTTTTTAATCCTATGAATGCTCTCTCTGGGTAACATAGATTTCTACAATGGAACgtaatatttttagtattttatggACATTGTTATAGCttgcaaaaaagaaagaattttaaaaagaaaaagaaaagaaaaagaagtgaGGAGATATAAAGATACAATAATGTTAATTGGTTCGTATACCATTTGGTTTTAAGTATATGAGTTTGTTGTAGATGGTTGCCGAAAAAGCTGTAGATGCTAACTTTCATGACATGACtattatttcaaataattataaGATTATGTATAGATTCTAAAACACCATACTTAAGAACTAGATTGttagtaagaaaatagaaaTTCAGTGACTGGAAAAGAAAACCAGTTTAGTCAGTtgtgtttaacaatttatttttatgagaACACAAACATGTAAAATAAAAGACTATTAAGATCATAACTAGCTTAGTTAACTCTTTATTATTggatattaaaaagataaaaaaattgatagttattgcatatttgatatataatttatattttatatttgatatatataatagtcatagcccgggcgtagcccggaaaacCCTCTAGTATTTCTAACAAATGAAACACATGTTTTATTgtcattttataaatttattatacgTAACGTAGTCGGCAGAAAATATACTTATTAaactaatacaaaaaaaaatatttatctccGTAGCTATCCAAAATTCAATAATTTAAATCTGACAAAAGCGAAAAGATCTCTGCTCCAGCTAAACTCcaagaggaaagagagagattCAATTATATTCAGACAGGTGAAAAGTTATTtggttctctctctctgtctgaTTGATCTTGGCGATTCGTCTTGCTGGCTCGGTTTCCGCGGGAAACCTTCTTCGTTGACCTTCCATCCCTCTCTCACGCCTCGCTTCTGTACATTCCGCCGGTGATCCTCGGAGGATATGGCGATTCTGTACGCACTCGTGGCGCGTGGGACGGTGGTGCTCGCAGAGTTCACGGCGACGTCTACGAACGCGAGCACGATCGCCAAACAGATCCTGGAGAAAGTCCCTGGGAACAACGACAGCAACGTCTCCTACTCTCAGGATCGTTACGTCTTTCACGTTAAGCGTACCGATGGCCTCACCGTTCTCTGTATGGCCGAGGAAACCGCCGGAAGTAAGTCCCCTGATGTGTATTCGATTCGTTCCGTGGCTAATGTTTTGATCTTTCGTGAAAAATGGAAATGGAATCCAAAGTTCTAATCTTTTTTTATGTATCCCATGTCTGAATCAATACGATCGTCTTTGTCGGAAACAAGAGTTTATGTCCGAATCTCTTGTTACTGTCtgtcttaactgttttttttctaaagttttgtttttgtatgtaATCTCAGGGAGGATTCCGTTTGCGTTTCTGGAGGATATTCACCAGAGGTTCGTGAGGACTTATGGGAGAGCAGTTCATACAGCACAAGCCTATGCCATGAACGAGGAGTTCTCAAGAGTTCTAAGTCAACAGATCGAGTATTACTCTAACGATCCTAATGCCGATAGGATTAATCGGATCAAAGGTGAAATGAATCAGGTATGAGCTGCTCCTCTTTTTGTTCTGAGATTGTAAAGACCTTGTGTCTCTGAGTGTTTTGCTTTATGCTAACATAATCTTGGAACAGGTGCGGAGTGTCATGATAGAGAACATTGACAAAGTTCTAGACAGAGGTGAACGCTTGGAGCTTCTTGTCGATAAAACAGCCAATATGCAGGGGAATACATTCCGTTTCAGAAAGCAAGCTCGCCGTTTCCGAAGCACCGTGTGGTGGAGAAATTGCAAGCTCACGTATGCTTTCTGTAAAACCATAACATGTTATGCCTGAATTTTAGAACAGTATTGTGATTGTGCGTTGAGTCTAGTTTTGGCCTAAGTACACACTGAACTATGGCAAAGTGAAGTGCTTTAATCACCCTAAGTGAGTCTTTTTGTCTGATCTTTCTATGTGTTTTGTTGGGTCTTTGCAGATTCCTCTTGATACTACTACTACTGGTGATCATATACATCGCAGTGGCCTTTGTCTGCCACGGACCTACTCTACCATCTTGCATTTAAGTGCATATGTCTCTTGGAATCTCGGTTTTGTGTTTGTCTTGTATTTTGTATGCTCTTCTGATTTCAATCCATTTGTTTCCTCGAGCATTTTGACGTGATTTAAAAAAGCTCATGTCTTGCACTCGCCTATATGAAGTATTCTTGTTTATAGAGCAATGTGAAAGCCCATTGCTTTGCAAT
The window above is part of the Brassica napus cultivar Da-Ae chromosome C3, Da-Ae, whole genome shotgun sequence genome. Proteins encoded here:
- the LOC106390009 gene encoding vesicle-associated membrane protein 711 is translated as MAILYALVARGTVVLAEFTATSTNASTIAKQILEKVPGNNDSNVSYSQDRYVFHVKRTDGLTVLCMAEETAGRRIPFAFLEDIHQRFVRTYGRAVHTAQAYAMNEEFSRVLSQQIEYYSNDPNADRINRIKGEMNQVRSVMIENIDKVLDRGERLELLVDKTANMQGNTFRFRKQARRFRSTVWWRNCKLTFLLILLLLVIIYIAVAFVCHGPTLPSCI